The genomic window CGGCTTTTCTATGAAAGGAAGCCTCTACAATCTCAGATGGAAATCTCTCCTTAAACTCCTTGTAAAAGTCATCTCCAACCTGATAGCAGCAGCTCCCTGCCCCTATTCCTATCCCCACGAGAATATCCTTTTCCTGACTTCCATAATTCTCTTTCATATTTTTAAGGACCTCCTCACCTATTTGGAGAAAACTTCCCTTCCATCCCGAGTGGCACAATCCTATGACTTTTTTTTCAACATCATAGAAGTATATCGGCAGGCAGTCTGCATGAACAGTAAAAAGGACCAAATCTCTTCTGTCAGTTACAAATCCGTCCACATCATCAAAGTATAGAGGGCTTCCAACTCTTATATTTACTATATTTTTAGAGTGTGTCTGCCTTGCAGCTACCAACTTTTTTCCATCTATAGAATTTTTTTTCATAAACTCCTCTATATTTTTTTCCTTTTCAGGAGATAGCACAAACATCTCCTTTACATCTCCTATTTTTTTCCCTGTGAATATGGCCCCTATACCGGCATTTCCAAACTCCTCTATCTCAAAATACCCGTCCCGTTCAATATACATAATTTTTATCTCCTCTTTTTACCTCTTATTATGTATATATAATATCAGAATGACTTTCCTCTATCAAAACTTTTAATTTAAATATATAAAAATTCTCAAACTACAATCAAAAAGGCCCTCCCGTATTTTGGAAAGGCCTTTTTTCTTACACAGAAACAATCAATATGTCTCTGTTATTCTTAAAATCTATAGTCACTCTTTCTAAATTACATTTTACACCTAATATTTCAAAAATTATTTTTTCAATCTCATCTTTTCTGTCATTGTAGAAGGCCTCTCTGCTAAAATTTACAAGGCTTTTATTTTTACTTTGCTCCAGTAGTTTTTTCTCATAAATAGTCAGAGGATCGTTGGCCTCTATCTCTATAAAATTACCTTTTATAAAGGCTTTTACAGATTTAGGCCCTTTTCCGGTATTGCTTTTTATAAAATAGGCTATTTTTATCTGGAGTTTATTCTCATATTCCAGTTTTTCTTTTTTATCGGAGATTATCTTATCATCCAGTACCAGATTATCCCCCTCTTCTCCTGCCAGACGAAGAGCGCTGTCTTCCATAGCCTCTATAAGTTTGGCAGTATCCACGGGCTTCAGTATGTATTTATCTATACCTATATCCATGGCGCCTAGCACCGTTTCCACATCAGAAAAGGCAGTTGTTATTATTATTACGCATTTTTTATTTTTTTCCCTTATTTTCTTACTCATCTCTATTCCGTCCATGACAGGCATCTTGAGGTCTGTTATGACTATGTCTGGATTCTGCTCGTTAAAAAGTTTCAGTCCCTCCTTACCGTTTTCAGCCATATAAAGTTTTCCAACTCTTCTTTTCAGAAATATTTTCAGGTTTTCCCTCTGAATTTCGTCATCTTCCACATATAGAACTTTATATTTAATCAATAAATTTGTTTTATCCAGCATTTTGATTTTCACCACCCATAGGAATAATTATTTTCATACACGCTCCACCATTTTTATTGGTCACACTGATTGTACCGCCGAAATTCTTTTCTATAATCATTTGTGACATATAGAGACCTATTCCGGTTCCATTTTTTTTGTCCTTAGTGGAATAATATGGCTCAAATATCTTTTTCATAACATCTTCAGGTATTCCGCCACCGTTGTCATTTACTTCTATCACAGTGTTATTTTCTTCTCTAGAAATCAATATGTCTATCTTTCTTTCTCTCTCGCGGTTTTCCAGCAGGGCATCCACAGAATTGTTTATAAAGTTAATTATCACCTGGGACAGCTGGTTAGGATATCCCAAAATTTTGATATCATCCTCTGAGTTTATGCTGCACTCTATTCCGTTATGCTGCATCCTTTCACTGAATAGCTCCACCGTAGATTTTATGATGTTTTTTACAGAAAATTCTTCCTTGTCTGTTTTCGGTTTAAAGAAATATCTGAAATCGTCTATCGTTTCAGACATTTTATTTATGAGCATTCTTGATTTTTTAAAAAGAGTTTCTACATCCTCTTTTTCCACATCGCCGTAATAAAACGAATCCTCTATATTTGAAATTATAAGGGATAAAGAACTGAGCGGCTGTCTCCACTGGTGGGCTATGTTCCCTACCATCTCTCCCATGGCTGCATATCTTGACTGGTATATCATGAGTGCCTCTTTCTTTTTATTCTCGTCCATCTCTTTTTTAAACATTTTTTCCAGCTCAATATTTATTTTTTCCAGCTTCAGGAGTATTTTTTTATTACTCAGATCTTTTCCCAGTTTTATTTTAGATGTATCTGAGTCTTCTCCTTCCATATCAGTAGCCAGCTTATTTACAATATTAAAAAATCTGGCCTCACTTCTTTTTACCGTTGCTTCCTGCATTTTTCTGATGCTTATGTCCCTAGATATAAGGATTACCCTATATCTGTCTTCAATTTTAAATAATCTTGCACTCACTTCCACAGGTATTTTCTTGTTAAATTTTGTTCTTATCTCTGTCTCATACAGAACAGATTTTTTGTCTAGTATCTTTTCCAATATCTTTTGCCTTTCATCCTCCGACAAGCCTATATCTATATCAGAATATTTCATCTTCAGCAGCTCACTTCGTGAGTATTTCAGCCTGCTGTAGACTTTTTCATTCATTTCAAGTATATTTTCAAAAGAGTTGTTGCTAAAATCTGCCACAAATACACAATCATTGATGCTGTTAAACATCGCCTCGTATTTGTTTTTTGATTTCACAAGCTCCCTTGCCAGCAGCTTTCTTTTCTCTATATCTTTTTCCAGTTCTGTGTTTAGCTTTTTTACCTCGCCGAGATACATAGACTTGACCTCTAAATTGAACTTCTTTTCCCTTATGTTGTGAATGTATGCAGCTGAGATGCTTATACTCAGTACGATGAGTATTGCTATTGCAACTGTGTAGTAATAATTTTTTCTGATAATACTTACTACCTCATCATAATCAGAAGAAATTGTGACTATCCAGAATGTATCCCCTATATACGCTTGGGCATATCCGTTAAATTTTCTCACCATGCCCGAGTCATCATCTGTAACCCACACAGAATGATAGACCTCTACCCCTTTTTCCCCAGATCTTTGCTTTTCAAAAAGCCTCTCTAGCTCCGACCAGTCGTAATCTGGATATTTGGATTTCCTGAGATCTATCACATTATTTCCGATCTGGCTTCTCTTAGGATGCATTAGAAAAGTTCCATCTTTGTCTTTCACAGATGCATAGCCCTTATTCCCAGATTTTATATTTTCTATAAATGTTTTGTATATATTGTCGATGCTCAGCTCACATCTTATGATCCCATTAAACTCCCCGTTGAGAAAAATAGGCTGCAATATATATATAAATGGGTCTCCGTTTTTAAAATAAACCTTGCTTAAAGAATGCTCTTTATTCGCTAGGATTTTTTTTACGTCTTCCAAATTGGATATATCCCTTGATATATTGTCCTGTGATTCAGTGGGATATTCATCCAAAATTACACCCTTAGAATCAAGCAGTTGTATTGATTTGACTCTCGGAGCCCCTATTTTATAATATATCTTTAGAGATTCTCCAGAGTATCTCGCATCATTATTTTTAAGATAGTCAAAATCTCTCAAAAAACCTGTATCCTGGGCAAGAATTCTGGTAGATCTCTCCTCGCTTCGAAAATAGGATTCTATGCTTTTTGCAGTTGTATCTGCAATTGTCAGAAGATGCTTCTGCTCATTCAAAAGAAGGGCGTCTCTCAGATCCTCATAGTTTTTCAA from uncultured Ilyobacter sp. includes these protein-coding regions:
- a CDS encoding cache domain-containing protein, coding for MNLIKKIIKYKKSILILFAGFIFAVSLAFTILKNYEDLRDALLLNEQKHLLTIADTTAKSIESYFRSEERSTRILAQDTGFLRDFDYLKNNDARYSGESLKIYYKIGAPRVKSIQLLDSKGVILDEYPTESQDNISRDISNLEDVKKILANKEHSLSKVYFKNGDPFIYILQPIFLNGEFNGIIRCELSIDNIYKTFIENIKSGNKGYASVKDKDGTFLMHPKRSQIGNNVIDLRKSKYPDYDWSELERLFEKQRSGEKGVEVYHSVWVTDDDSGMVRKFNGYAQAYIGDTFWIVTISSDYDEVVSIIRKNYYYTVAIAILIVLSISISAAYIHNIREKKFNLEVKSMYLGEVKKLNTELEKDIEKRKLLARELVKSKNKYEAMFNSINDCVFVADFSNNSFENILEMNEKVYSRLKYSRSELLKMKYSDIDIGLSEDERQKILEKILDKKSVLYETEIRTKFNKKIPVEVSARLFKIEDRYRVILISRDISIRKMQEATVKRSEARFFNIVNKLATDMEGEDSDTSKIKLGKDLSNKKILLKLEKINIELEKMFKKEMDENKKKEALMIYQSRYAAMGEMVGNIAHQWRQPLSSLSLIISNIEDSFYYGDVEKEDVETLFKKSRMLINKMSETIDDFRYFFKPKTDKEEFSVKNIIKSTVELFSERMQHNGIECSINSEDDIKILGYPNQLSQVIINFINNSVDALLENRERERKIDILISREENNTVIEVNDNGGGIPEDVMKKIFEPYYSTKDKKNGTGIGLYMSQMIIEKNFGGTISVTNKNGGACMKIIIPMGGENQNAG
- a CDS encoding Na-translocating system protein MpsC family protein, with the protein product MLDKTNLLIKYKVLYVEDDEIQRENLKIFLKRRVGKLYMAENGKEGLKLFNEQNPDIVITDLKMPVMDGIEMSKKIREKNKKCVIIITTAFSDVETVLGAMDIGIDKYILKPVDTAKLIEAMEDSALRLAGEEGDNLVLDDKIISDKKEKLEYENKLQIKIAYFIKSNTGKGPKSVKAFIKGNFIEIEANDPLTIYEKKLLEQSKNKSLVNFSREAFYNDRKDEIEKIIFEILGVKCNLERVTIDFKNNRDILIVSV
- the pgeF gene encoding peptidoglycan editing factor PgeF produces the protein MYIERDGYFEIEEFGNAGIGAIFTGKKIGDVKEMFVLSPEKEKNIEEFMKKNSIDGKKLVAARQTHSKNIVNIRVGSPLYFDDVDGFVTDRRDLVLFTVHADCLPIYFYDVEKKVIGLCHSGWKGSFLQIGEEVLKNMKENYGSQEKDILVGIGIGAGSCCYQVGDDFYKEFKERFPSEIVEASFHRKADGWYFDNGKFNCEMLIKSGIIRENIVNSQECTVCNEGLHSYRREGKDAGRNGAFIYFKN